CTGAAGGTGACGCTGCATGTGTTCTACCGCATGAGCCGGCAGCGTGGCGCGGCGCCGCGGCGGGTCAGCTGGGACGAACTGGCGGCCGACAAGCTGTTGCGGCGCGGACTGCGCGCCATCTCGAAGCTGCGCACGCCCGAGGATCTGCTGGCCGAAGCGCTCGAGGCTGCGGTGCAGCGCAGCACGCTGCTGCATGTCGTGCTGCCCGACGATGGGCGCGCGATCAACTGGTATGTGGTCAATACCAGCGCCAACCGGCTGTGGGCCGAGCGGGTAGGGCTGGCCGGCGCCGCGCTGGCACCTAACGCCAGTGCCCCCGACGACCGGCCGGCGCTGATCACCCTGTACGAACACAATATCGGGCTGGTGACGCCAATGCTGCTCGACGAGCTGCGCGAGGCCGAAGATCGCTACCCAATGCACTGGATCGAAGATGCAATCCGCGAGGCCGTGCGGGCCAACGCACGCTCGTGGCGCTATATCAGCAAGGTTCTGGAGAGGTGGGCCGCCCATGGACGACAAGATGCGCCGAATCGCGCCGAGCGACCTATTGATGTTGAAAAGTATACCAGCGGAGCCTATGGCGACCTCTTCCGACGCGGCAGCGACACATCCGATCTCTGAATCGGTGTGCCCACACTGCGATGGCGCGGGCTACTACAAAGAGGCCGTGCAGTTTGGCCACCCGCACTTCGGCGTGCTGTTCCCATGCGAGTGCAAGCTGCTCGAGAAAGAGCAGCGCCGGATCGACGAACTCGAGCGGATCAGCAATCTCGAGCTGGTGCGCGACAAAACCTTCGAGACCTTCGTGGCCGACGTGCCGGGGGTGCGGCGGGCCTACCTGCGCGCAGTCGAGTATGCCAAGCGGCCGCAGGGCTGGCTGGTGCTGTTCGGCAATTATGGCGTGGGCAAGACGCATCTGGCGGCGGCGATTGCCAACCACGCGCTCAAGCGCCAGATCCAGGTGCTGTTCGCGATCGTGCCCGACCTGCTCGACCACTTGCGCTCGACCTTCGGGCCTTCGAGCGAGATCGAGTACGACGAGCGCTTCGAGATGATCCGCACGGTGCCGCTGCTGGTGCTGGATGACCTGGGCACCGAGAACACGACGCCCTGGGCGCGCGAGAAGCTATTCCAGATCATGAACTACCGCTACAACGATGCACTGCCGACGGTAATCACCAGCAATCGCAAGCCCGAGGACATCGATCCGCGCATCTTCTCGCGCATGAGCGACCGGGCGCTGTGCGAGGAGCATATTATCATCGACGCGGCCGACTACCGGCGCCTGACGATTCAGCAGCGCTACCCCTTCAATAGTAATGTGCGCCGGCGCATGCAGGGCTAGGCGCCTCTGCGCCCCCGCGCCTCGTACCACACGCATGCAGGGCTAGGCGCCTCCGCGCCCTGCGCCTCGTACGAGCGAACCTTGTGTTCGCCCTGGGCTACGCCCCCACACGCATGCGGGGGCTACGCGCTCCCGCGCCTCGCCACTGGGGCCGGCGCCCCAGACCCCAAATTTGATCTGGGCGGCGTGTAGAACGCCCGGCGCGCATGCCCTGGGGCAGCACCAACGTTTGTTGGCACACGCATGCGTGCTTTAGTGCGCACCAACTGAGTCGCTCGGCCAGGGCCTGAGTCGATGTGTAGTGGGCTGGGATGGCCGCCCTTGCCGGAGGGGTTTTAGGGGAACCGGCCGGGGTCCCCTGATCGGGGGCACGGGGGCGACGCGCCCTATACGGGCGGATCGACGTATCCGCCCACCTGGGTCGGCGCTATAATAAGGCCCGACGTATAACCAAGATAAAGGAGCGCGTATATGTTTGGCCGTTTCAATCGAAAGCCCGATCCGTCGCAGATGACGCCCGAGGAGCTTCGTCAGCGCCAGGACGCCGGCGAGCATCTGTTCATCCTCGATGTGCGCGAGCCGGCTGAGTATGCCGAGGGGCACATCGCCGGCAGCACGCTGATACCACTTGGCCAGCTGGCACACCGCGCCGCCAGCCTGCCGGCCGATCGGCCGATCGTTGCAGTGTGCCACTCGGGCAGCCGCAGCGGCATGGCCCAGCAGATGCTCAAGCGCGCCGGATTCGCCGATGTACTGAACCTGCGCGGCGGCATGGTCGCATGGGCGCACAGTAGGCTGCCGATCAAGCGCGGCGACTAGCCCGGCCGCCGTGCGGCGCTCAGGGCCTGGCGGAATAGTGAGTAAAGGTTCGTCTATCCCCACCAGCGGGGAGGTGCAGGAGGATCGACCCATGAGTGCGATCGTCAATTGCGTCGCCTATGCGCACGGCCGGCGTTTCGAGCATGTCGCGATCGACGAGATTGGCGAGGTGCTCAAGCAGCCCGATCGGTTCATCTGGATCGGTTTGCACGAGCCCGACGAAGAGCTGCTCAGGCGCGTGCAGGCCGAGTTCGACTTACACGAGCTTGCGATTGAGGATGCCCATCACGCGCACCAGCGGCCCAAGATCGAGATCTATGCCGACTCGCTGTTCATCGTACTGCGCACTGCGCAGATGCGCAGCGGGCAGCGCCAGATCGATTTCGGCGAGACGCACATTTTCGTCGGCGAGCGCTACCTCGTCTCGGTGCGCCATGGCTCCTCGCTGTCGTATGTGGATGTGCGCGCGCGCTGCGAGGCTACGCCGCAGCTGCTTCAGAAAGGGCCGGGGTTTGCGCTATATGCGCTGATGGACTCGATCGTCGACCAGTATTTTCCGGTGATCGATACGCTCGAGCAAGAGCTGCTGGCGCTCGAGGATCAGATCTTCGGCGACTCGGTCAGCCGCGATACGACCGCCCAGATCTATAGCCTCAAGCGCGAGCTACTGCACCTCAAACAGGCCATCTCACCGCTGATCGACATGTGTACCCGGCTGATGCGCTTCGATCTGGCGATCATCCCTGAAGATACGCGCAACTACTTTCGCGATGTCTACGACCACGTGATCCGCATCAACGAGATGGTCGATACGCTGCGCGAGCTTCTTACCGCCGCGCTCGAGGCGAATTTCTCGCTGATCTCGATCAACCAGAACGATGTGATGAAGCGCTTCGCCGGCTGGGCCGCGATCATCGCTGTGCCGACT
The sequence above is drawn from the Candidatus Kouleothrix ribensis genome and encodes:
- a CDS encoding DnaD domain protein, translated to MPFTEFTTDKLVGLPPELFTEVLPQITLPSELKVTLHVFYRMSRQRGAAPRRVSWDELAADKLLRRGLRAISKLRTPEDLLAEALEAAVQRSTLLHVVLPDDGRAINWYVVNTSANRLWAERVGLAGAALAPNASAPDDRPALITLYEHNIGLVTPMLLDELREAEDRYPMHWIEDAIREAVRANARSWRYISKVLERWAAHGRQDAPNRAERPIDVEKYTSGAYGDLFRRGSDTSDL
- a CDS encoding ATP-binding protein, which gives rise to MLKSIPAEPMATSSDAAATHPISESVCPHCDGAGYYKEAVQFGHPHFGVLFPCECKLLEKEQRRIDELERISNLELVRDKTFETFVADVPGVRRAYLRAVEYAKRPQGWLVLFGNYGVGKTHLAAAIANHALKRQIQVLFAIVPDLLDHLRSTFGPSSEIEYDERFEMIRTVPLLVLDDLGTENTTPWAREKLFQIMNYRYNDALPTVITSNRKPEDIDPRIFSRMSDRALCEEHIIIDAADYRRLTIQQRYPFNSNVRRRMQG
- a CDS encoding rhodanese-like domain-containing protein, with product MFGRFNRKPDPSQMTPEELRQRQDAGEHLFILDVREPAEYAEGHIAGSTLIPLGQLAHRAASLPADRPIVAVCHSGSRSGMAQQMLKRAGFADVLNLRGGMVAWAHSRLPIKRGD
- the corA gene encoding magnesium/cobalt transporter CorA; the protein is MSAIVNCVAYAHGRRFEHVAIDEIGEVLKQPDRFIWIGLHEPDEELLRRVQAEFDLHELAIEDAHHAHQRPKIEIYADSLFIVLRTAQMRSGQRQIDFGETHIFVGERYLVSVRHGSSLSYVDVRARCEATPQLLQKGPGFALYALMDSIVDQYFPVIDTLEQELLALEDQIFGDSVSRDTTAQIYSLKRELLHLKQAISPLIDMCTRLMRFDLAIIPEDTRNYFRDVYDHVIRINEMVDTLRELLTAALEANFSLISINQNDVMKRFAGWAAIIAVPTMIAGIYGMNFANMPELILPFGYPLVLLVIVVSCVSLYAYFKHASWL